Proteins encoded in a region of the Ursus arctos isolate Adak ecotype North America unplaced genomic scaffold, UrsArc2.0 scaffold_2, whole genome shotgun sequence genome:
- the COPS6 gene encoding COP9 signalosome complex subunit 6 isoform X1 yields the protein MRRRPTEAGREGAGPRLAGAGKMAAAANGTGGSSGMEVDAAVVPSVMASGVTGSVSVALHPLVILNISDHWIRMRSQEGRPMQVIGALIGKQEGRNIEVMNSFELLSHTVEEKIIIDKEYYYTKEEQFKQVFKELEFLGWYTTGGPPDPSDIHVHKQVCEIIESPLFLKLNPMTKHTDLPVSVFESVIDIINGEATMLFAELTYTLATEEAERIGVDHVARMTATGSGENSTVAEHLIAQHSAIKMLHSRVKLILEYVKASEAGEVPFNHEILREAYALCHCLPVLSTDKFKTDFYDQCNDVGLMAYLGTITKTCNTMNQFVNKFNVLYDRQGIGRRMRGLFF from the exons ATGCGCCGCCGGCCTACGGAAGCcggcagggagggggcggggccgaggcTGGCGGGCGCGGGGAAAATGGCGGCGGCGGCGAACGGGACTGGAGGGAGCAGCGGGATGGAGGTGGATGCAGCAG TAGTCCCCAGCGTGATGGCCTCCGGCGTGACGGGGAGCGTCTCCGTTGCTCTTCATCCCCTCGTCATTCTCAACATTTCAGACCATTGGATTCGCATGCGCTCCCAGGAGGGGCGGCCTATGCAGG TGATTGGGGCTCTGATTGGGAAGCAGGAGGGCCGAAATATCGAGGTGATGAACTCCTTTGAGCTGCTGTCCCACACGGTGGAGGAGAAGATTATCATTGACAAGGAATATTACTACACCAAGGAGGAGCAGT TCAAACAGGTGTTCAAGGAGCTGGAGTTTCTGGGTTGGTATACCACTGGGGGGCCGCCTGACCCCTCCGACATCCACGTCCACAAGCAG GTGTGCGAGATCATCGAGAGCCCTCTGTTTCTTAAGCTGAACCCTATGACCAAGCACACAGAT CTTCCCGTCAGTGTTTTTGAGTCTGTCATCGATATAATCAATGGAGAG GCCACCATGCTGTTTGCCGAATTGACCTACACTCTGGCCACGGAGGAAGCTGAACGCATTGGCGTCGACCACGTGGCCCGAATGACAGCCACAGGCAGCGGCGAGAACTCCACTG TGGCCGAACACCTGATTGCGCAGCACAGCGCCATCAAGATGCTGCACAGCCGGGTCAAGCTCATCTTGGAGTATGTCAAAGCCTCTGAAGCAG GGGAGGTCCCCTTCAACCATGAGATCCTGCGGGAGGCCTACGCCCTGTGTCACTGCCTCCCAGTGCTCAGCACGGACAAGTTCAAGACAGACTTCTACGAT CAATGCAATGACGTGGGGCTCATGGCCTACCTTGGCACGATCACCAAGACCTGCAACACCATGAACCAGTTCGTGAACAAGTTCAACGTCCTCTATGACCGACAAGGCATCGGCAGGCGGATGCGGGGGCTCTTCTTCTGA
- the COPS6 gene encoding COP9 signalosome complex subunit 6 isoform X2, protein MASGVTGSVSVALHPLVILNISDHWIRMRSQEGRPMQVIGALIGKQEGRNIEVMNSFELLSHTVEEKIIIDKEYYYTKEEQFKQVFKELEFLGWYTTGGPPDPSDIHVHKQVCEIIESPLFLKLNPMTKHTDLPVSVFESVIDIINGEATMLFAELTYTLATEEAERIGVDHVARMTATGSGENSTVAEHLIAQHSAIKMLHSRVKLILEYVKASEAGEVPFNHEILREAYALCHCLPVLSTDKFKTDFYDQCNDVGLMAYLGTITKTCNTMNQFVNKFNVLYDRQGIGRRMRGLFF, encoded by the exons ATGGCCTCCGGCGTGACGGGGAGCGTCTCCGTTGCTCTTCATCCCCTCGTCATTCTCAACATTTCAGACCATTGGATTCGCATGCGCTCCCAGGAGGGGCGGCCTATGCAGG TGATTGGGGCTCTGATTGGGAAGCAGGAGGGCCGAAATATCGAGGTGATGAACTCCTTTGAGCTGCTGTCCCACACGGTGGAGGAGAAGATTATCATTGACAAGGAATATTACTACACCAAGGAGGAGCAGT TCAAACAGGTGTTCAAGGAGCTGGAGTTTCTGGGTTGGTATACCACTGGGGGGCCGCCTGACCCCTCCGACATCCACGTCCACAAGCAG GTGTGCGAGATCATCGAGAGCCCTCTGTTTCTTAAGCTGAACCCTATGACCAAGCACACAGAT CTTCCCGTCAGTGTTTTTGAGTCTGTCATCGATATAATCAATGGAGAG GCCACCATGCTGTTTGCCGAATTGACCTACACTCTGGCCACGGAGGAAGCTGAACGCATTGGCGTCGACCACGTGGCCCGAATGACAGCCACAGGCAGCGGCGAGAACTCCACTG TGGCCGAACACCTGATTGCGCAGCACAGCGCCATCAAGATGCTGCACAGCCGGGTCAAGCTCATCTTGGAGTATGTCAAAGCCTCTGAAGCAG GGGAGGTCCCCTTCAACCATGAGATCCTGCGGGAGGCCTACGCCCTGTGTCACTGCCTCCCAGTGCTCAGCACGGACAAGTTCAAGACAGACTTCTACGAT CAATGCAATGACGTGGGGCTCATGGCCTACCTTGGCACGATCACCAAGACCTGCAACACCATGAACCAGTTCGTGAACAAGTTCAACGTCCTCTATGACCGACAAGGCATCGGCAGGCGGATGCGGGGGCTCTTCTTCTGA